From the Hordeum vulgare subsp. vulgare chromosome 1H, MorexV3_pseudomolecules_assembly, whole genome shotgun sequence genome, the window gcttgagccgccataataccatctgatgaatggataatttctacaacccgccgtgaccaatggtgggctgactcatccgggcgctgaacacagtgttgtagatcgatgatcgtcatcggacgtttgcaagttcctcggaagtttttgatgaaacgcgctttcaactcggcccaggactggatggaattgggaggtaagtttttcaaccaagtgcgtaccgacccctcgagcatcatcgtgaagtatctggcgcaaaccgcctcgttcacgtcgagcatgtccatggcgatttcgtaactttcgatccatgatgccggctcgaggtccggggtataattaggcactttccttggccctttgaagtccttgggcATCTTTTTGTTACGAAGGGCGGGgtacaagcatggtaccccaactcgtcctccgcccccgacgaggggggccagGGCGTCTTGGGTGTTTGGGAGATCCCGACCCGGCGGGTTCCGTTCAGGCCGGTTGTCCTGTGGGACATGCCGCGGCCCGCTATTTACggtgggctggtcctctggccggctcctggtgtaacttgcctggAGGGTGGAATGCAatctctcgaggctatgtgagaactgggcgttttgaaccaccgccgtctttaacatctcgatggcgttccttgcttctatcttggcaggggtgttgccgtgaatcggaagagactccagatggcgagttgcggcaagcacgttatccaccgggttggaaaagtagccttgaggcgtccggaatcggggaatgtgatcctcgaccggctgagccggcgggttaggcgggcggcccggtcctccccccagggcggctcccgccccaggggttcatGGAGTGTCGAACATGTGGGTCGGGTTgatatcatggggcaggcgaccctggtgtctccgctgatggacggcgtccgacgcgcgctgctgtctctcgagccgccagttgtcagtgcttaaacgcatcctttcggccgtaatttgagcttgccgagtctcgatcatggcggactccatctcggcgtcccgttgagcctttgccactgcctctctgagtttcgccagctccgtgtttatctcgtcttggttctctggtgtgaggggagtcgccattagccttgtgatctccgccgctaaatccactaggactgcggccgggctcctggacgtctcgccggttccatcgcctccagtagggttttgtgtgggctgagtcgccccagccatgtagatggcgatctggcgatgagttcggtcaaggatttctgggtccattgccagcgacaagctcccaacacaatccccatgcagagagcggattgaatctgagtcacccatggatgattcgtcatcagagttgaccggtgaaGTTTCCTAAGTCGCCGAGCGTTCTGGCTCctctgatccctgcgtgaaccccacaaagaccgggcgagtcagatttggcattatgacttggcggacgtacctggccggctggacgatgtcggtggagatgtccggctcaggcgcggatgatccgatcatgctgatgaagatgttgatcttgccgaaggggaccctgtaaccagattcaatcgaatcctcttcaggtccccattgctggttgtcgatgtaggttatcccgcggcggctctgagtcatgagccccgtcgcgtaactcccaaaccctggtagggctccctttgagaactcaactccaccgtgcgtaggccccacggtgggcgccaactgttgtggttttgtcacggcagatgtcctcgtgaaaggtcttagtactggagccatcgcaccttggtggcgactcaaaggggttaagcgggagagacacggcgatttacccaggttcggcccctcgtgaggaggtaaaggcctacgtcctgctttggtttgtattgatgtggtttcgattacaaggagggcgtaactcgccagacctagcactcgatgattctaacctaccccttcctcccctgggactcgcctttatatacaggtcgaacccctagggtttacaaggatactttccttcctgtaagtcgtgacccctgtggtctctaagtcgccatcttccgaagcttggagacctcccaggaatcataaaccgtcacccgaccttgatccggccaggacaaggcccaaataactgtttgggtgaatcgcctaatgattaacccggcccaactagggcgggtcattcacaggtaatatccccaacaatcccCGTATAACACCTCGTTGAAACCTgcatttgggcatgaccctaccacctatgcgggttatgcatgtgggatgtagttagttgCTAGTAGTTGCGACGCAAGAAGGGATGGGAATATGTGTGGTCACGATGAAGGGAGTGTTTAGAAAGGCttttcaaaaaccccgtcgggtgccactaatgcccgagggtgatggtgttacgGATGACcatttgagaaagaagtggtggacCAAGAAgaattttgtgtgtgtggtttcagaagcgggattagatttaagatttttcaaccgtcccaaccatacatgtgagaccatgataccccttatcgGACGATGCCTTattgattactttggtcaatgCTAGCAGagatcccgcattactagtgacgggagtgctgtttttacaggttccgggcacaccgttggtccctgcatggataatacgatctagagcgaggctcgtatgatgtacgtcATGTGGGTTGTTTAccaaacgagtggactctttgtttagtatcgCCCGAGGAAAGACATTGTTCGggcgcttacctcgggtatgttgtaCACCGCGAGTTgtagatgacacggaagttccctgagtcttgtgggtactacacgcaacctctgtagagtgtaaaactattcgaataacagtttccacggtcaaggacagttgggtggtgctgcttaaactacatccagacaATTTCCACATAAACCTAGTGTGCTAGTGGGGGAGTATGAGAAAAACATGGTGACATGGGAAAGATAATGCTTGATCTAAGCgaggtgacttggcatgatgggtggacagGGGATGTTcgaccctcagttgatattgatatctataaTCTATTCATTGGGTTACTGCtatgccttgtgatgcatgtcgcCCAATaatttgatcatgttgttgcactaGGGAAAATCTTCTTTCCAATAAAATTGCATACCCGTAttatatcatgtttcattattgtCTTGTTCcataacatgggttgcttgcgagtacattcaaagtactcattgtcttgccactggttatttcatttaccaggtaagagagaacaggAGATGGTAAAGAGTAACTTTGtggcgttcctgcgagctagggcgCTTCCCAGTTAGAACATCTATAGGTTAAAGTTGATGGCATAGTTTCATGTTTCCAACCAAGATTTGCGCTAGTTGTTGAGTTTGGTgtattggccttcaaggccctttctatgtaagacttgaccgtaaTGGTCATTATTTCtatcaaacagtatgtatggatgtaagactcttgttattcagtttttctgtgttcgttgagcattgatctctgggatcactgagcacgtgcattcggcgatctcgtcttacaagtcggggtccccacaacattgttgctaaatacaaagCACCTAGTCTCACCTATAAGCAAATGCtaaaagttcttctttgacttaagacattacttttgggatgacccacgtctttataaagagggagtagatggcattattagatgttgtatgcctgagcatgaacaggaacaaatccttcggaagtgtcactccgaggcttatggaggacaccatgcgggagatagaagtgcacacaaggtattacagtcctGATTTTATTggtctactcttttcaaagatgctcgtaagttcgtCCTCACTTGTGATGAATATCAAAGaactggtaatattagtagacgtcaagaAATGCTTATGAATTATCCACTTGTTATTGAactatttgatgtttggggatttgattatatgggtccttttccttcctctaatgggtgcaCACCtatcttagttgatgttgattatgttctaagtgggtaaaagctattccaaccagtagtgttgatcgtaacacctctattaaaattcttaagtaagttattttcccacgttttggagtccctagatacttaatggctgacggtggttcacatttaccCATGGTGTttttcgtaagttgcttgctagatatgatgttaaccatagaattgcatccccCTATCATTCTCAATCTAGTGGTgaggtagaattaaccaatagagaaataaaattaatattgcaaaagacttcAATAGGTCCTGAAAGAATAAGTCTTAGAAATTAGACGAGGCATTATGGGCCTACAAAAcaccttataaaaatcctatgggcatgtctccttataaaatggtttatggaaaaagcatgtcatttacctcttgagttagaacataaatcttattgggcaattaaagaactcaaccatGATTTCGAACTTGCCGTTGAAAAgaagttatttgatattagctcattagatgaatggagaacccaagcttatggaaATGCCaaattgttcaaagaaaaggttaaaggatggcatgacaaaagaacccaaaagcgagaattcaaagttggtgactaTGTTCTATTATACAATTCccgtcttagattttttgcaggaaatcttccctccaaatgggaaggactcaGAATGGGAATGGGCCGGCCCGAACCTGGCCCCGTGGCCTCAAAGCCAATTTCAGGGGCCATGGGTCGACCCATTCTAAGAAAGCTGTGTGGCCTTGTTGGCCCATTGGGTACACCAGGGCCGACCCAAAAATCAGTAATAGTTTCACAGTTTTTTAGCTATGTACACACAGAGAACATTTTCTAACTAATATTATAACAAGACAACAAATAATTAACTAAACATGCATGATAATACGAAATAAATACAAGTTACCAAACAAGCGTCAGTCCATTTCAACTCTTTTCACAGCCAATACAAGACAATCACATTTGTTGACAATATTTCAACTCTTTTTACAACCATTTTTATGAGCATCTAGCTACATCTTTCAAGGAGCAGCGATTACATTTTGAAACTTCAGCAGATTATAGAGAAAGCTCACATCTTTTTGCTTCATCATCTACTAGAGGTTAACATCAATTACGACAAAAAGCTTCAGTCCTCATTGTCTGTATTTAAAAGGAAATGTGACAAGAGAAATTATGTGCTTCAGGATGCTGGAATTAAACTTGCATAGGCAAATACCAACAAAAATGGGTAAAAAAATGATAATTAACAGTGACTAAAAGTGTAAAAAAAATGTTAAAAGCTGACAGTGACTAGAGACCGCCCTCATATCATGCATATTTTCAGTAAGAGGTAGTTTATGTGCGAGAGCCTCGTAACACGCAAGCAAACAGATACCATTGACAGCTGGTTCAAGAACAAATGAAACAAAATCAAGTTGGGAAAGAATGCTGCTAATATATCGATCTCACATTCTGTCAAAGATTAATAAGAACAACAAAGGAACTCAAGTCACCCTCTAAAAACTGCTGAGATGCAGCAGTCAGCGGATGTCGCCATATTAACAATTAATTTGTTGATGGACAAGGTTGTGTCAGAGGGAGGGCCTGTACACAAATCAGATGTTGCATCTTTATGAACTACTATATCACACATACTTGATGATTTACATTACAAAATGTATTTCTTCCCCGCCACAGAAGAAGAATACCGACCAGCTAACATTTCTTCTTCTTAACAGTGATCCATTGGAACATATGTGATCATTAACAGTGACTAGAGATCACAACGGATGTTTCATCAAAGGGAAACAACAAGAACCCTCTTTGGCTACAGAGATGCAGACACACACACCTAAACACTTGCTCACACCGTCACACAAAGTGATTCCAGAGAGTGTGTGTGAGAGTCAGCAGAAAGGTAACATAGTAGCAGAGTGCTCACACTGTCACATAGTGGCCATCTACTGGATCAGGACCATTTTGTGTGTGTGAGAGTCAGCAGAAAGGTAACATAGAAGAAGTAAATTACTAAGAAACCTATTTATGAAGGTCATTACGGTGTGCTTGGTGTACCAATCGATAACATCGAAACAAGCAATGGTGATGCAAAAAGATAACATCTCAAGCAGCATGACTATCTAAGCTCGATATAACATCTCAAGCAGCATGACAATGGTGATAAGAAATAtccatcaatacaaagttcagtTGAATAACCAAGAGAAACCCAGAGGATCAACGGTCGAACATATAAGCATATGTCAAATACCTTGCAAGTCTAGTATAATGTCATGAACTGAAGCCAAGCTAAGCCGAGTATTAGCTGCAGACAAATAAATATAAAAGATTCATGAATTTGCATTAataagaaacaaagaaaaaaactATGTCGTATGGCTGAACCTGTGGCTCTTATCCAATCTTGTAGGCAAACAAGAGCTTCAAGTGTGCTGAAGGCGGACTCAGATGCCACCGAAGAGGCAGGGGCCGCCAAGATATCTACTCCCATGCGACTCAATGTTGGATATTCATCTCAGTTCGTCTGCCACCATGCAAGGATATTGAATTGATCACTTCGACGGACGGGTACCTTTGACAAGTATGAATCTAGTTCAGTAGAATCCAAATTTGTTAATCGAGCAGTGAGGGTGACATGTTGGTCCCAATCAGCCATAGGATCTTCACCATTTACAGCCATGTCATGATCACCTCATTGTGACATGGGATTTGAGAAATTGTCATTCAATTGGAGGTATTCCTTGAACAACCCTTGAAACACATTTTTTATTTTAGCAATCATTGTTGCAGCTTCATTCCCAAACTCTAGGCCAAATCGAAACTCAATATATTTCAACTTGAATTGTGGGTCCAAAATCACAGGAATGCAGAGGCTCAACCATGTCATTTTCCAATACCTTCTGAATTTTCTCTTTATATATTTGACTGTTGTGCCCATCTGAGAATCCTCTTCATAATGTTGCTGCTCTAAGGCCAGCTTCACTTTCCACATTTCATGGAAATAAAGTTAGAAGTTGGATATTTTATGCCGAATATCACATTGGTGGCTTCATAAAATACCTTTAGCAGCCTGCAAACATCGTCGGCATTTTCCCAATCCTCAAAAGATGGCTGGAAGGTATATTGTTTATCTTGAACAGTCAATGAGTCAAACACTCCAAGATACTATTTTGCTATATCAATCATCATGTAGGTTGAGTTCCATCGAGTTGGAACATCAAGACTTGGAGTTTTCCTAAATTGTACACCATGTTGCTGAATGATCTCTTGAAATTTTTCCTTTCGACTAGGCGAGCTTCGAATATATTTCACACTTTCACGTATCAGATTGATCACTGGACCAAGGAAGTTCAATCCTGCTTGACATATCAGATTTATGACATGGGCGGCACAACGTTGGTGAAACAGCTTGCCACCACCAGCTAACATATTCTTAAGGAGCAGATGTTTCCTCAATAGCTTCATCATTGCACCATTGTTGGATGCATTGTCGAGCGTCACAGCAAACAAATTATCTTCAATGTTCCACTCTCTTACGAAATTCACCATGATGTTGAACATTGCAGCACCTGTGTGTGGCGTATCCATAGCTGCGGATTTAACTATCCTCTTGTGCGGCTTCCATTCCTCGTCAATGAAGTGAGCTGTGATGCAAATGTACCCAATTGTCTGATTTGATGTCCAAAAGTCCGTAGTCAAAGTAATCTTGGATTTGGAGTTTTGGAACATCCCTTGCAGAATTCGCTTCTCTTCCTTAAATGCTTTCATGCAATCATCCTTCACTGTTTTTCTGCATTATCATTTTGAAATTTGGATTTAGACTAGAAACAAATCTTCTGAATCCATCATACTACACCAATGAGAATGCCAACTCATGCAACACGATCATCCTCATGAGCTCTCGACGTGCTAATGCCTGATTAAAGGTCCAAAGCCCCATTGCAACTCCATCCGGACTCACTATAGAAGCACTCAGCTGCCCAGAAACTCTAAGAACCttcttcctttccttgcatctctTCAAATGTTTGCgcaatgaacttgttccatgtttacGCTCAGCAAAAATATTCCTTGCACAATGTTTGCACTCAGCAGCTACAACTATGACATCAACACGAATAGGCTCATATTCTTGCCACACTTTAGACAAAAACTTTCTTCCTGGTTCAGAAAATGATCCCATGTCAATGATATCAACTCCtccctcttcatcttcttcatcatcttcttcatcatcctcatcttcttctccttcctcttcttcttcatagtCAATATCTTCTTCATCGGCCTCATCTTCCTCAAAATCAACCATAggagtgtcatgtgaacgtcctgCTGAGTAAAGGACACAAGTGTTAACATTGCAGTTAGATAATAACTTATCAACTCTTAAGTTGCATCCTTAGAAAAAGAAAGGTTGAAAATGCTCACCATGATAAGCTTTGCAAATGTTTATCGAAGAAGGAGACAACCCTGGAGGTGGTTGAGCCCTTCTCATTGTCGCACCGGATATCAATGATGAACTGCCACTTCGGTATGTCTCCTGGTCCCCTTCTTGCTCTTCCATGTTTCTGATCATAGAGAAATATAGGATCATTACAaggatcaacacccacaaaacttGAAGAAACTGCAATGTACAAGAAGATGTTCTGTTATAATAGTTTTGTAttatatggaatcctaatcagcGTAAGCTTTCTGATTACACATGTTCTGTTATAATAGTCAATTACTATTTATCAGATATGCATAAATGTTTCACGCAATCACAAACAAAAAGTGACTCTTGCATGTGTGCTAAATGATGTGGATCTTTTATATCTCTAAGCACCGATATAAAAACATCTTTCTGTGCCGTGCACATTCCATAAGTAAACTATATGAATTGCAACTCCCTATAACCCATCAAATGTAGAAACTGTTTCCTGAATGGAAATCCTGAACTACTTATCACTTTTTTTGTTGGTAGACAGCCAGACAGTTTCAATGAGCTGGCTCCTGATCTCCTAGAAAATTCATCAACTGCAGGTTACATTTTGCTGTCACATCAAATGCCTGAACTGTATCAGAGGAATTGCCTGAATAATGTCGGTACTCCACTACTCTGCTAGACAATGCGATTAGGAAGAAAGCACAACAGCCTATCTACCAAATTGACTGCTAGAAATTGAGATTCAACGAGGTCTTGGAATCACACAGGAGAAGAACATGAGATTCAACTCGGTCTTGGAATCACGCAGGTGAACAGGGTCTTGAAGGAAACCAACAAGAAAGTTTTACCTCCGACAAGTTGGAGAGGACGGCGACCGGGATGGCGTGCTCGACGGCGTCCGGGACGACATACTCGAGGCGAAACGCCGACGACAACAAAGATACTCGGGGGCgaccgacggcgacggcgacggcggcacaGGTGGTCGGGGGCGTCCAGCGTCCGGTTGCGGCACAGGTGGTCGAGGGCGTCCACCGGCAGAGGGCGGCGGCAGAGATGGTCGAGGGCGACGGCGGAGATGGTCAGGGGCGGCGACGGAGATGGTCAGGGGCGGTGACGGCACAGGTGGTCGAGGGCATCCACCGGCCTCGGGGGCAGCTCGAGTCGGACACGGGCTAGGGTAACCTCGCTGGGTCAACCTGTGTGACCCATTGGGTTGCAAGGTGCCGGCTTTACTGGACCATGTATGTTTTGAGGCCGACCCACCTGGCCCATTGGCCTTGACTTTTTGGGTCGGGTCAGTGACCCAGTGGGCCGACCCGGCCCATTCCCATCTtgaggaaggaccatatatcatcgaaggaGTTTATCGCTCTGGAGCAGTTAAGGTCAATAACCCTGAAGGCACTAACccaaaggtggtcaatggacaaagaataaagcattatATTTAGGTACACGTATTAATATTGAAAaaaatattattcaaaccatTACACCGGAGGAACACATAAAGGAGACCTTCGAGAACCTTAGAGAACCATGAAACCACACTAGGGAAGGACAAAGTAGGTTGGAGAGTGCGTGTGGTGAATCGGAACCGATGCCATCTACACTCACCAGATCCATCGTTAGTAATAACATATCTAATATATATGCATGCAATGcacaatcaaatgcaacaaacaagtgcagCAAACCAATTGGATCCTCTACTACCGGTTACTAACGCTCGCGCGGTCTAGGGCGTCCTACAgccaaacctggctctgataccaactcttgtggcaccccggcttagaggaaaccggaacaccccgtattccagcccaaggacaagtcttctgAAATACGGAAACGTTGTCACAAaacaaatcaactctttattactatggaaaagattacaaggatacatggattacaACGCCTTGGCGATACTAAACCTGCCTACGGTTAATTCCACGCTAGCAGCGAAACAACgaccgatgtgatgaactccactccgcagggactatggctggaacgcgcatcctagctcgtgactcggaatcctcgacaagcaagcaatcaaggcattacctacaaactggcatgacaagccagatgagtactttgaatgtacttgcaagctcacaacaaacatcagcattaaggcaagacaacatcatagcaatcgagATTAGGAAAGGATCTGTCATTACTAAAGGAGTAGCAGAGAActactataccaggctactctcaccatactcgggtgataccaactcatgtgatcttaccaagattctttagcgagtatcctcaaTGATGGATACTAAGACTTATcatcggcacgatgcccaactgttacaccggcatgatgcccaactgttatcatcctcagacgagttcttccatcattactatcagaGTTACGGCTGACCatttactgaggtctggtcgggctgtccaataccgtggacgcggctattcgaataggtttgacactctgcagaggctgCACACTTTATCCAcattatggagcactgacctcgtgatcccattcgggtggaccagcattgctccaacgaaacctgcctgacgagtgactctttcatcgtactacGGGCAATCATCCTCCCtcagagtcctgccctgggtggccctgtgtcctcatgacacctgtcaCCGTCGTGGACAAACAAAACTGTCCAAACGGGgatgcgtgcataaccctccctctttggaggcaccggtgaaagatcacgcgatcagctcaagtcaaggccgtcccatatcggcaaatgtggttgcactaatgagcccggacaggtgactctgatcaaccaactagtcATCTTATACCGAATAATATGTCTGTCATAGCTGACGCTCCGACGTCACAATAATCCGATActtaataagctcaagccactattgttgatccatgttcacaaagtaatcatagacagtaatctcaacagtatagtGTAAATTAGTGGGTAAAAATATTAGTTACTAACGGTCTCGTACTCAACACGGTAGTCATCTATTCAGATAGTGCATGCTCACATTCCAAACTATAAACAAATATACTTGTGATTAAAATAGTTAATTAAGCTATGGTATTGAAATGCAATTAAGCAAATGAGAGTTGTGGCTTTCCTGGGATGATAGAACCACCGGGAAGGAGCGCGAGAAACTCGCGGAAGGAATTGCTGGAAACACTTCTATCTCGAAGGACGGATGtttacggcaagggcaacatggtcatttacACTATGTGGACCCGTAGTGAAAATGATACCATCATTACGGGCTcggcgagacgaagacgtgggctttggaatcaccggaaTCGAAGTTATAGATAAAAAGATATGAGGTTTTGTCTGCCGAGGGCTAGTCTGTAAAATAAATAATTGCATCCAGGTCCCTGGGCAGAGCGGCTGGGCTGAGGGCGAAAGCGCCATCGGCTTAAATGCGTTTTCCAGCAGGGAAAGCGGAATGGTGCACAAGGCACCTTCACTTATCCACGCTGACGGCTCCTCTCTCATTGACAGCCGCGGCCCACGGCGCCTTCTCTCTCCTCCATctacttcctccttcctcctgtcTTG encodes:
- the LOC123412654 gene encoding guanine nucleotide-binding protein-like 3 homolog isoform X2, coding for MRRAQPPPGLSPSSINICKAYHGRSHDTPMVDFEEDEADEEDIDYEEEEEGEEDEDDEEDDEEDEEGGVDIIDMGSFSEPGRKFLSKVWQEYEPIRVDVIVVAAECKHCARNIFAERKHGTSSLRKHLKRCKERKKVLRVSGQLSASIVSPDGVAMGLWTFNQALARRELMRMIVLHELAFSLV
- the LOC123412654 gene encoding guanine nucleotide-binding protein-like 3 homolog isoform X1, giving the protein MRRAQPPPGLSPSSINICKAYHAGRSHDTPMVDFEEDEADEEDIDYEEEEEGEEDEDDEEDDEEDEEGGVDIIDMGSFSEPGRKFLSKVWQEYEPIRVDVIVVAAECKHCARNIFAERKHGTSSLRKHLKRCKERKKVLRVSGQLSASIVSPDGVAMGLWTFNQALARRELMRMIVLHELAFSLV